The DNA sequence TATGTCAATAACCTTGTTTTATTGAATTTTGCTTGGTAATATATAATAATATCAGTTAATGGAACTGTTATTCCTTTTCTCAATAATATATTACCAATTTCTGCTAAATCGACAAAATCATTGTGACTTAAAGCAATATATTGAAAACCAGTAAAGTTATCTTTTATAATTACTTTTTCTTTTTCAGACTTACAGCCTATAAGCAATTCCGACAAAATCACTCCACTGTATGCGATTAGATCATTTTCTATATAATTGAATACTCTTTCTCTAAGAATATCATTTAGTTTTCCACGAAAATAATCTATCCATATCGAAGTATCAATTAGATACATTATTACATTTCTCTCATTTTTAGAACGTCGCGATCAATAATGATTTTCCCATAATTATTTTTAATATTTATACGCTTTATTTTCCTTAAATATTCATTAAGTGCAATATGGATTAATTTTGTTTTGTTTTTAATGCCGGTAGCGACCTTCACCTTCTTTATCAATTCATCTGATAAATCTAATGTAGTTCTCATTATATGCATCTCCTATGCATACTAATATACCATGTTATTCAATATTGTCAATTCTTTTAGCGGTACAACACATGATATGCGGCCCTTCATAATTTTTATTTTAATGATCAGGAGAAGAAGGGGAGCACCACGATGAGCCGGATTAGCAGGATTTTGTTGACGATGTAATCCTGCTCATCCTGTTGATCCTGGTGAATCTTCTTTTCCGACGCCATCGTTCTCGAATATCTATCTCGAGACGAATTGCATGTGCCCTCCGCCCTGCGTACATTCTGCACGTTTCAAGAGGAGGAGAAGAAAAGAATTTAGACACGGATCACGCGGAGTGCACCGTAGATATGGACTGCATATCAGGCGCAGTCCAAGGTTAGTGACTTCGTACGCCCGTCACAACGATGACAATATCTTCCCTATCATTTCAACGAGGATGGGCGTTTTATTTACAGATACATCCCAAAGAATGTCCTTATTTATCTTAAAATAGTCATGAATAACGACATCCCTAAATCCGGCGATCTTTCGCCACTCGATCTCCGGATGGGCTTCTTTGATCGAGGACGGAATACGCTTTGAGGCTTCGCCGATTATTTCAAGGTTCCGTACGACCGCATCTCTACCAGTATCCAATCCGAAAGGAACTCTTCTTTTGTCTTACCCCTCGTAAGGGTGACGACCTTTTCAGCGCTTGCATGCATATCTTTCAGGAAAAACG is a window from the Spirochaetota bacterium genome containing:
- a CDS encoding HepT-like ribonuclease domain-containing protein, with amino-acid sequence MDTGRDAVVRNLEIIGEASKRIPSSIKEAHPEIEWRKIAGFRDVVIHDYFKINKDILWDVSVNKTPILVEMIGKILSSL
- a CDS encoding PIN domain-containing protein encodes the protein MYLIDTSIWIDYFRGKLNDILRERVFNYIENDLIAYSGVILSELLIGCKSEKEKVIIKDNFTGFQYIALSHNDFVDLAEIGNILLRKGITVPLTDIIIYYQAKFNKTRLLTYDKNFKYFNDKNIEIIRAVQQASGADK